The genome window GGGGCCCGCGGCCCTCCAGGACCTCGCGTCGGTGCCGGCGCCGCCTCCCACCGTTGCGATGAGTTTTTCGCCCGGCACACTGGGCGCCCCGGGTGCGACCTCCGTCCTCACCATTACGCTCACCAATCCCGCCTCCGTGCAACAGCGCGGGGCCGCCTTCACGCTCGGCTACCCCGCCAACCTGGTGAACGCCCCGACCCCTGCCGGGGCCACGACCTGTGGCGGCACCGTCACCGCTGCGGCGGGCGGCGGAAGTGCGACGCTCTCCGGCGGGACGATTCCCGCTGGTGGAAGTTGCACGGTCACGGTGACCGTGACGACGACCACGGCTGGCAGCTACGTCGTCACCCTTCCCGCCGGTGGCCTGCTCACGATCATCGGGGCCAACCTCTCATCGGCCTCCGCGACCCTCACGGTCGGCGCGTCGATCTCAGGCAGGGTGTTCGAGGACGCGAACTACGGAGGCGGCGCAGGCCGCAGCCTCGCGGCGTCGGGTGGCGTGGGGCTGGCTGGAGCGCGGGTGGAGCTCTACAACGGGGCGGGGGCGTACGTGGGCTTCACCACCACCGACGGTACCGGCGCATACAGCTGGCCGAGCCTGGTGGCCGGGAACTACACGGTCCGGGTGGTGAATCTCACGGTACCGTCCTCGCGCAGCGGCTATGTGGCCAGCCTGATCCCGGTCCAGACCTACCGCACCACCGCTGCGAGCGGCTCCGCGGTGGCGGTGACCGATCGCGTCGGCGGGCAGGACCCGGACGCCGTGGACGCCGGCAATGGTGGCGCCGGGACGACGATGAACATCGCCACAGGCGTGTTCACCGCCGGGATCACCGGGCGGGCGCAGTCGATTGCGCCGGTCACGATCAGCGGCGCCGGCAACATCGCCAGCGTGGACTTCGGATTCAGCTTCGACGTGGTGGTCAATCGGAACACCGCCGGGCAGGGGAGCCTCCGGCAGGTGATCACGAACGCCAATGCCCTCTCCAACACCGGCCTGGCGCAGGCGGGGCGGCCTGCCGGCACCGAGAACGCCATTTTCATGCTCGCTAATGGGACTGCGTTCCCCGGGACGAACATCGGGTACGCGAACCAGTTCGCCGGCGGCGTGGCCACCGTCAACCTGACCAGCGCCCTGCCGAGCATCACTTCGGCGCTGGTCCTCGACGCGCAGACCCAGCCGGGCTGGTCGGGGGTGCCGATCGTTGAACTGAACGGCAGCGGTGCCGGCAGCGGAAGCGACGGGTTGACCATCACCTCGGCCAACAATGTGGTGCGCGGTTTCGTGATCAACCGGTTCAGCGATCAGGGCCTCGTGCTCAGCGGTACCGGCGCCACCGGCAACCTGGTGGCTGGCAACCACATCGGGGTAAACGCATCTGGGAGCGCCACGGCAGCCAACGGCGGCTACGGAATCCAGATCCTGGGCGGCGCCAGCAATAACACGATTGGCGGCACGACCGCCACGACGCGCAACGTGATCTCCGGCAATGCCTCAGGAGGCGTCTGGCTGCGTGACGCGGCGAGCACCGGCAATGTTATTCTCGGCAACTACATCGGCCTTGATGCCGGCGGCACGGGCGCGCTGGGCAACGCCGGGGCCGGTGTTATGGTCAGCAACAGCGCGCGCGACAACACGATTGGTGGCACGGGTGTGGGAGACGGCAATCGGATCTGGTACAACCAGGGGGACGGCGTCGTGGCGACGTCGAACAACACGGATCGGATCGCCATCCTCGGGAACTCAATCTCGCTCAACATCGGCCTCGGCATCGACCTGAGCAACAACGGGGTGACAACCAACGACGGCAACAAGCGCAACAACCGCACGAACGACGGCATGGACTATCCGGTTTTTACCTCGGCGTCGGTGAGCGGCGCCCTGCTGACGGTCGCGGGATATGTCGGCAGCGCGCCTGGGCAGTCCGCGTTCGGCGGCGCGCGGGTGGAGGTGTTCAAGTCGGACAACGATCCCACCGGCTACGGCGAGGGTCCGGTCTACCTTGGTTTCCTTACCGCCGATGCGAACGGCAACTTCAGCGGCTCTCTCTCCCTGGGAGGTGTGGGCGGCGGCGACCGAGTCACCGGCACCGCCACCGACGCCAACAACAACACCTCGGAGTTCGGCCCGAATTTCCTGGTAAACTCGCCTCCGCCGGTGCTCACACTGACGAACACCGTCTTCCCGAGCGGCGCCCAGCAGCCCGGCACCGACCTGGTGTACACCCTCACCTTTGCCAATACCGGGGGTGCTGCTGCCACGGGGGTGGTGCTCGTTGATTCGCTGACGCCCCGGGTTGATTTCAAGGTGGGCTCGGTCACGTCCAACCTCGGCACCACTGGCCTCACGGTCACGGTGACGTACTCGAACAACAACGGCGCCACCTTCGCCTACACGCCGGTGAGCGGCGGCGGCGGGGCGCCGGCTGGGTACGACCGCAATGTGACCAATGTACGCTGGGCATTCACAGGAAGTTTGAGCGCCACGCCGCCCAACCACGCTGGGAGCGTGGGGCTTGCGGGGCGCATCCGCTAGCGCCCTCTCCGGCGCTAGAGGGCGAACACCATCCCCTCGCGCGCAATCGTGAACCCCCGCCGCACAATTTCCGTCTGTTGAGCCCCACCCTCGTCGAGGGCGGGGTTGGAGTTGTTGAGGTGGGTCAGCACGATCTGCGTTTCACCCTGGTCTGCCACCGCCTGCAGCGCGTCCATCGTCTGTGTCATCAGCGGATGCGGCACCTCCTCCACCGTCCGCCCAGGCAGTTCATCCATCGACCAGAACGAGCCATCCAGCAGCGCCACATTTACGCCCGCCACCGCCTCGGCGATGCTCCGTTTCCAGAGTGACCACGAGTTGATATCGGGAATGAAGAGGAGCGTCGCGTCTGGCCCGCGGAACAGGAACCCGACCGTGTCCGCCTGTTCGTCCCGGTGCGGAACCTTCCAGAGCTGGACTTCGAGGAGCGGATCGATGCGATGCCATCGGTCGAGCGACAGGGGCCGCAGGTCGATGCGACCCTGCTCGACCAGGAATCGCCAGGGATAGTTGCCGGCCAGGAAGTCGGCCATGGCCTGCGTGCAGTAGACCGGCGTCTTCTGCATTCCCATCCCCTCGTTGCCCAGCACGGCAAGGCCGGCGTAGTGGCCGATGTGGGCATGGGTGAGGAAGATGCCGTCGAATGGGCGGCGTGCGGCAGCCCGTTGACGAAACGCCGGCTCGGTGATCAGGTCGATCTGCCGAGTGATGTCGGGAGTCGCGTCCACCAGGTAGAACCGCTCTGCCTCCGGCTCCACCAGGGCGAGGGACGAGACGAATCGTCCATGACCTGCCGCCTGGAGGGCGCGTCCCTCGTTGCAGCGGTCGGTATAGCAGCCGACCTGGGGGAAGCCGGCGTCCTGCACCGAGCCAAGGACGAGGGCGTACAGGTCTGCGCCGGCGGGCCGGGAGATTGGTGGCCAGCCCGACGTCAGCCAGGACCGTGGCACCATTCCACTGGCGGCGAGGGCGGAGAGGAAGTGACGTCGGTTCATCATGGAATGCGCTGCCCCCTCGTGGCCTGATCGCCTGATG of Gemmatimonadales bacterium contains these proteins:
- a CDS encoding SdrD B-like domain-containing protein; the protein is MHRIRLSTPRRAAPRVWAWLARTILATVVLASLPATAAHAQLQIYGTNANGIYRINSATGAGVQVYTGTPFSGGYAAGAAQRPSDGVLFFVVGSGGNDALYRWDPATPATAPVFVGNTGVPYMPRLGFSTSGSLYGVDMGTNSIYLLNQSTGAGTATGAGLTGGPAGNTGGDLAFHPSNGYMYIPTGTGNPYTLYRVPVTGGALASVGTFTGMPCDPSGAAFDAAGTLYVQCSTSNNLYTVPLTGGAATLVGTGPAALQDLASVPAPPPTVAMSFSPGTLGAPGATSVLTITLTNPASVQQRGAAFTLGYPANLVNAPTPAGATTCGGTVTAAAGGGSATLSGGTIPAGGSCTVTVTVTTTTAGSYVVTLPAGGLLTIIGANLSSASATLTVGASISGRVFEDANYGGGAGRSLAASGGVGLAGARVELYNGAGAYVGFTTTDGTGAYSWPSLVAGNYTVRVVNLTVPSSRSGYVASLIPVQTYRTTAASGSAVAVTDRVGGQDPDAVDAGNGGAGTTMNIATGVFTAGITGRAQSIAPVTISGAGNIASVDFGFSFDVVVNRNTAGQGSLRQVITNANALSNTGLAQAGRPAGTENAIFMLANGTAFPGTNIGYANQFAGGVATVNLTSALPSITSALVLDAQTQPGWSGVPIVELNGSGAGSGSDGLTITSANNVVRGFVINRFSDQGLVLSGTGATGNLVAGNHIGVNASGSATAANGGYGIQILGGASNNTIGGTTATTRNVISGNASGGVWLRDAASTGNVILGNYIGLDAGGTGALGNAGAGVMVSNSARDNTIGGTGVGDGNRIWYNQGDGVVATSNNTDRIAILGNSISLNIGLGIDLSNNGVTTNDGNKRNNRTNDGMDYPVFTSASVSGALLTVAGYVGSAPGQSAFGGARVEVFKSDNDPTGYGEGPVYLGFLTADANGNFSGSLSLGGVGGGDRVTGTATDANNNTSEFGPNFLVNSPPPVLTLTNTVFPSGAQQPGTDLVYTLTFANTGGAAATGVVLVDSLTPRVDFKVGSVTSNLGTTGLTVTVTYSNNNGATFAYTPVSGGGGAPAGYDRNVTNVRWAFTGSLSATPPNHAGSVGLAGRIR
- a CDS encoding MBL fold metallo-hydrolase, with the translated sequence MNRRHFLSALAASGMVPRSWLTSGWPPISRPAGADLYALVLGSVQDAGFPQVGCYTDRCNEGRALQAAGHGRFVSSLALVEPEAERFYLVDATPDITRQIDLITEPAFRQRAAARRPFDGIFLTHAHIGHYAGLAVLGNEGMGMQKTPVYCTQAMADFLAGNYPWRFLVEQGRIDLRPLSLDRWHRIDPLLEVQLWKVPHRDEQADTVGFLFRGPDATLLFIPDINSWSLWKRSIAEAVAGVNVALLDGSFWSMDELPGRTVEEVPHPLMTQTMDALQAVADQGETQIVLTHLNNSNPALDEGGAQQTEIVRRGFTIAREGMVFAL